The sequence TCGCTCGCCTAATCCGTATGCCCTGTCCCTTTCGTTCAACCAGCAGGTCCCTTGTCATACCACACCAACGGCATCCCTGACAGGCTGACACCGTATGCTCCGATAAAAATATGCTTCTGAATTTTCCAAAGTACTAATAGCAGGAACTGTCGCTGTGCTAACCACCGGAGAAGCGTTCGTTAAGGGCTCACTCAGCTTTCCGACAGACCACCAAGGCACCAATACAATCAATCATCACTCATCAGCACACACCATCTCAGCTCAAGAAAAACCGCTGCTTGAAGTGGCACTCAGGCAGCGTGCCGGCGTACACAATCAGGCGGCATAAAGAATCCCCCCACCCGAGCTGAGTTCTTCCGAGAAGTCCATCCGATCCGACGCCGCCCTCCACTTTCCAGTTCGGCGCAATGCAGCTCGCGATGTCACCGGACAgcctcctcttcttctgctccgtcgcggcgtcggcggccgccgccttcgccctTGTCTCGCTGTACAGGCACCTCGCGCACCGGCGAGCCCAGGCCTCCTCAGACGACGGGCTCGTCGCCCtggcggcggctggaggcgatgGCTCAGAGGATGAGCTCCTGCCGctgagcgccgcggcggcggggctccccGCGTTCATGTACAACCGGCTGGTCAGGCACAGCGGCAAGGGTGCCGGCTCGACCGAGTGCGCGGTCTGCCTCGGCACCATCCAGGTCGGCGCCATGGTGAAGCTGCTGCCGGCCTGCGGCCATGTCTACCACCGCGACTGCATCGACCTGTGGCTGTCATCGCGCTGCACGTGCCCGCTCTGCCGGCGCAGGGTCGgcaacgccgccgcgcccggccaGGAGCCAAGCCGGCAGCTCGCCCAACCTTCCCCAGCCTAGACCGTCTTCAATTCTTCAGACCTGCAACCGATGTTTCTACTAGGATCTTTTTCCC comes from Panicum virgatum strain AP13 chromosome 4K, P.virgatum_v5, whole genome shotgun sequence and encodes:
- the LOC120703626 gene encoding RING-H2 finger protein ATL39-like; the encoded protein is MQLAMSPDSLLFFCSVAASAAAAFALVSLYRHLAHRRAQASSDDGLVALAAAGGDGSEDELLPLSAAAAGLPAFMYNRLVRHSGKGAGSTECAVCLGTIQVGAMVKLLPACGHVYHRDCIDLWLSSRCTCPLCRRRVGNAAAPGQEPSRQLAQPSPA